GCGTCCCCAAAATCCCTTGGCTTCTTTAAGAATCTTTTTTCTATGATCCTTTCTTTTTGTACCGTGTACTGCTCTAGGCATTCTTTAATTCCTTCCTTAACCGTAAGGCAATAAAATTTTCAGTCTTGGAATCTCAGTCTTACTGATTACATCAGGATGTCTGAGTTTCCGTTTTCTCTTGGCTGACTTCTTGGTCAGAATATGGCGGGTAGCCTGTTTCTTGTACTTGGCTTTCCCAGTGCCGGTCATCTTAAACCGTTTCGCAGCACTTCTACGTGTCTTCATCTTAGGC
This sequence is a window from Oceanispirochaeta sp.. Protein-coding genes within it:
- the rpmI gene encoding 50S ribosomal protein L35, whose protein sequence is MPKMKTRRSAAKRFKMTGTGKAKYKKQATRHILTKKSAKRKRKLRHPDVISKTEIPRLKILLPYG